The Brachyspira hyodysenteriae ATCC 27164 genome includes a window with the following:
- a CDS encoding BspA family leucine-rich repeat surface protein: MKYKPKYKFGLLDYIKDENINLSDIDTSDIIDMSYLFEDSKRKNFDGIETWNVSNVTDMKCMFKNAEYFNADLSKWNVSKVIDMSEMFSNAKYFNCDLTSWNIDNVKYFEDIFENADSFKHTKSVLIFYNKCKNRNYKKKLQSMLETLDIKELYKELKNDKANYRKNKDFIKKLENVYYDDIK; the protein is encoded by the coding sequence ATGAAATACAAGCCTAAATATAAATTCGGATTATTGGATTATATTAAAGATGAAAATATAAATCTTTCTGATATAGATACAAGCGATATAATTGATATGTCATATTTATTCGAAGATAGTAAAAGAAAGAATTTTGACGGCATAGAAACTTGGAATGTATCTAATGTAACTGATATGAAATGCATGTTTAAAAATGCTGAATATTTTAATGCCGATTTAAGTAAATGGAATGTGTCTAAAGTTATTGATATGAGTGAGATGTTTAGTAATGCAAAATATTTTAACTGTGATTTAACTTCTTGGAATATTGATAATGTTAAATACTTTGAAGATATTTTTGAAAATGCTGATTCTTTTAAACATACAAAAAGTGTTTTAATATTTTATAATAAATGTAAGAACAGAAATTATAAAAAGAAACTTCAGTCAATGTTAGAAACTCTAGATATAAAAGAGCTTTATAAAGAATTAAAAAATGATAAGGCTAATTACAGGAAAAATAAAGATTTCATAAAAAAGCTTGAAAATGTTTATTATGATGATATTAAATAA
- a CDS encoding glycoside hydrolase family 10 protein, translated as MNKIIVIISLIILLATSCQTLNIIIPNDVRKMLAKNIDEDRSQNPLYREFRAAWISSVVNIDWPLKGGSESEQKKLIVKHLDTLYENNFNALFIQVKPDAGVIFKSEINPATRYFSGSKSSDEKDDYPFKTDMLEFIIEEAHKRNLEVHAWFNPYRMSFTYDKTKSYEEQFSKKNFIHTYVSNNLKPIYWYDNRLYLDPGEPISAKYITDSVIEVVENYDVDGIHFDDYFYQNAARGKTYKDWPDEVSAEKYGAKRGYDITNKSDDGYGVNGLYAWRRDNINRLVSDLYREIKSRKPYVKWTISPAGVWRNKDKLAEYPGSKYGSETRSYNPNFDALHADVLLWMLNGEKTATLNNATKKDGLNRMYIDAIIPQVYWTSEHKTAPFDKIVKWWVGEAKKSNNGKLADIYIGHALYRMGSATNIEPWHDIDLMSRQINYIRDVGKGYIKGSAFFTMHNMYRKDRDTGNFGNDAIEYVRENNYIFKAIVPTMNTMKDISKAPLKLENPSIKKVFGGIEITFTDPNEYRLDKYGHLLPSYSSYYAVYRETIGESGIELIDKIRRTDFNANSKVTYKDKTANSKQTYIYYVTALDRIHNESEYLTIIND; from the coding sequence ATGAATAAAATCATTGTAATAATATCTTTAATCATACTATTAGCAACATCTTGTCAAACTTTGAATATCATTATACCTAATGATGTAAGAAAAATGCTTGCTAAAAATATTGATGAAGATAGAAGTCAAAATCCTCTTTATAGAGAGTTCAGAGCAGCTTGGATATCATCAGTAGTGAATATAGACTGGCCTTTGAAAGGAGGAAGCGAATCCGAACAGAAAAAACTCATTGTAAAACATTTAGATACATTATATGAAAATAATTTCAATGCTTTATTTATTCAGGTAAAGCCGGATGCAGGAGTAATATTTAAATCAGAAATAAATCCTGCCACAAGATATTTTTCCGGTTCAAAATCAAGCGATGAAAAAGATGATTACCCTTTCAAAACTGATATGCTTGAATTCATAATAGAAGAAGCTCATAAAAGAAATTTAGAAGTTCATGCTTGGTTTAATCCTTATAGAATGTCTTTTACTTATGATAAAACTAAAAGCTATGAAGAACAATTTTCAAAAAAGAATTTTATTCATACATATGTTTCTAATAATCTTAAGCCTATATATTGGTATGATAACAGACTTTATTTAGATCCTGGAGAACCTATAAGTGCAAAATATATAACAGATTCAGTAATAGAAGTTGTTGAAAATTATGATGTAGACGGCATACATTTTGATGATTATTTTTATCAGAATGCTGCAAGAGGAAAAACTTATAAAGATTGGCCTGATGAAGTAAGCGCTGAAAAATATGGAGCTAAAAGAGGATACGATATTACAAATAAATCTGATGATGGTTATGGAGTGAATGGACTTTATGCTTGGAGAAGAGATAATATCAATAGACTTGTAAGCGATTTATACAGAGAAATAAAATCAAGAAAACCTTATGTAAAATGGACTATTTCACCTGCAGGAGTTTGGAGGAATAAAGATAAATTAGCAGAATATCCTGGAAGCAAATATGGAAGCGAAACAAGATCATATAATCCTAATTTTGATGCTTTGCATGCTGATGTTCTTTTATGGATGCTTAACGGCGAAAAAACAGCTACTTTAAATAATGCCACAAAAAAAGACGGATTAAATAGAATGTATATTGATGCTATAATACCGCAAGTATATTGGACTTCAGAACATAAAACAGCACCTTTCGATAAAATAGTTAAATGGTGGGTTGGTGAAGCAAAAAAATCAAATAATGGAAAACTTGCAGACATATATATAGGACATGCTCTATACAGAATGGGAAGTGCCACAAATATAGAACCTTGGCATGATATTGATTTGATGTCAAGACAAATAAATTATATAAGAGATGTAGGAAAAGGATATATTAAAGGATCAGCATTCTTCACAATGCATAATATGTATAGAAAAGACAGAGATACAGGAAATTTCGGAAATGATGCTATTGAATATGTAAGAGAAAATAATTATATATTCAAAGCAATAGTACCAACAATGAACACTATGAAAGATATAAGTAAAGCTCCTTTAAAATTAGAGAATCCAAGTATTAAAAAAGTTTTCGGAGGAATTGAAATAACATTCACAGATCCTAATGAATACAGACTCGATAAATACGGACATCTTCTGCCTTCATATTCTTCGTACTATGCTGTATACAGAGAAACTATAGGAGAATCAGGAATAGAATTAATAGATAAAATAAGAAGAACAGACTTCAATGCAAACTCAAAAGTAACATATAAAGATAAAACAGCAAATTCAAAGCAGACTTATATATATTATGTTACAGCATTGGACAGGATACATAATGAAAGCGAATACCTTACTATAATAAATGATTGA
- a CDS encoding HsdM family class I SAM-dependent methyltransferase: MQEEYTKESFDYLKNTDIEKRKKLGQYFTPKTIRDLLLKELVSISEKKDNVKILDPACGSGEFLLSCNEYFKSHKLYGFDIDESLVSISKKLIKNADIKCLDTLKLDTKKSIKYDYVIGNPPYFEFKPDKELKKKHNDIISGRVNIFSIFIKLGLELLEDGGYLAYVVPPSMNNGAFFSKLREYIMNISSVEYLHIVDGSDNFYMANQKVMLLILKKTNSHKNKKYIFSKNDITIFTEDKAFLNKAYKDTISLKEIGYEVKTGSIAWNKYKENLTDDKNNSIPLIYSSNIVDGKILIPNKRKLQYIRNIPKDLTIKNNVIAVNRVTGSHKNINIKSAIVKEKEFVCENHVNVIYPLSSYNKDYSLEYIYNALNDKDNIKVLSLITGNTQVSKTELERLLPIKIIKN; encoded by the coding sequence ATGCAAGAAGAGTATACAAAAGAAAGTTTTGATTATCTTAAAAATACTGATATAGAAAAAAGAAAAAAATTAGGGCAGTACTTCACTCCTAAAACTATAAGAGATTTGCTTTTAAAAGAATTAGTATCTATTTCAGAAAAAAAAGATAATGTAAAAATACTTGATCCAGCCTGCGGAAGTGGAGAGTTTCTTTTATCTTGCAATGAATATTTTAAAAGTCATAAATTATACGGATTTGATATTGATGAAAGTTTAGTTTCTATATCCAAAAAACTTATAAAGAATGCAGATATAAAATGTTTGGATACTTTGAAGCTTGATACTAAAAAATCTATTAAATATGATTATGTTATAGGCAATCCTCCGTATTTTGAGTTTAAGCCTGATAAAGAATTAAAGAAAAAACATAATGATATAATAAGCGGAAGAGTTAACATATTTTCTATATTTATAAAATTAGGCTTGGAGCTTTTAGAAGACGGCGGATATTTAGCTTATGTGGTGCCTCCTTCTATGAATAATGGGGCTTTTTTCAGTAAATTAAGAGAATATATAATGAACATAAGCAGTGTTGAATATTTGCATATTGTAGATGGCTCTGATAATTTTTATATGGCTAATCAAAAGGTTATGCTTTTAATACTAAAAAAAACTAATAGTCATAAAAATAAAAAATATATATTTTCAAAAAATGATATTACAATATTTACAGAGGATAAAGCATTTTTAAATAAAGCGTATAAAGATACTATAAGTTTAAAAGAAATAGGTTATGAGGTAAAAACAGGAAGCATTGCTTGGAATAAATATAAAGAAAATCTCACTGATGATAAAAATAATTCTATACCTTTGATATATTCATCTAATATAGTTGATGGAAAAATACTTATACCTAATAAAAGAAAACTTCAGTATATAAGAAATATTCCAAAAGATTTAACAATAAAAAATAATGTTATAGCTGTTAATAGGGTAACAGGCTCTCATAAAAATATAAATATAAAGTCTGCAATAGTTAAAGAAAAAGAGTTCGTATGCGAGAATCATGTAAATGTTATATATCCTTTAAGTAGTTACAATAAAGATTATAGTTTAGAATATATTTATAATGCCTTGAATGATAAAGATAATATAAAGGTGCTTAGTCTTATAACAGGAAACACTCAGGTATCAAAGACAGAATTAGAAAGGCTTCTTCCTATAAAGATTATTAAAAATTAA
- a CDS encoding patatin-like phospholipase family protein produces the protein MKKIGLVLGGGGGRGAYHIGVWKYFKESGIYDKVSAISGNSVGALNSCLMAMNDYEAAEKVWIKEIETKILTPKKIKDYFKIEKSSIFGIFSREGLIEVIDKYIDLNLLSNYHFNIYASCTEYNAPFFIKSKYFKLNGNSTERIKKILLATSALVTVFPTEKIDDKFYLDGCYTDDCPIEPLYLYEDCTDIIVIHLDYKKPVKKKDNVNIYEMYPSKDLGNFFRGVLDFSPKGAEIRIEQGYNDAKNYFKDLSIFQ, from the coding sequence ATGAAAAAAATTGGACTTGTACTAGGCGGAGGAGGAGGCAGAGGTGCCTATCATATAGGTGTATGGAAATATTTCAAAGAGTCTGGTATATATGATAAAGTGAGTGCCATTTCCGGAAATTCTGTAGGTGCTTTGAATTCCTGCCTTATGGCTATGAATGATTATGAAGCAGCTGAAAAAGTATGGATAAAAGAAATAGAAACAAAGATTCTTACTCCAAAAAAAATTAAGGACTATTTCAAGATTGAAAAATCTTCTATATTCGGTATATTTTCAAGAGAAGGATTAATAGAAGTTATAGATAAATATATTGATCTTAATCTTTTATCAAATTATCATTTTAATATATATGCTTCCTGTACAGAGTATAATGCTCCTTTTTTTATAAAATCAAAATATTTTAAATTAAACGGCAATTCTACTGAAAGAATAAAGAAAATACTATTAGCTACATCTGCTCTTGTAACTGTATTTCCTACAGAAAAGATTGATGATAAATTCTATCTTGATGGCTGTTATACAGATGATTGCCCTATAGAGCCTCTTTATCTTTATGAGGATTGTACCGATATAATAGTGATTCATTTGGATTATAAAAAGCCTGTGAAAAAGAAGGATAATGTCAATATTTATGAGATGTATCCTTCCAAAGATTTAGGCAATTTTTTTCGGGGTGTGCTTGATTTCTCTCCAAAAGGTGCTGAAATAAGGATAGAACAGGGCTATAATGACGCTAAAAATTATTTCAAAGATTTGAGTATATTCCAATAA
- a CDS encoding TM2 domain-containing protein, which produces MEVSDKSWVVTLILAIFLPVHRFYVGKIGTGILYLITFGGLGIWYIVDIVMIILDKFTDKEGRKLKK; this is translated from the coding sequence ATGGAAGTTTCAGACAAGAGCTGGGTTGTCACATTAATTTTAGCAATATTTTTACCAGTACACAGATTCTATGTCGGCAAAATAGGAACAGGTATATTGTATCTTATTACATTCGGCGGATTAGGTATATGGTACATTGTTGACATAGTGATGATCATACTGGACAAATTTACTGATAAAGAAGGAAGAAAACTTAAAAAATAA
- the fliD gene encoding flagellar filament capping protein FliD, producing the protein MATSEAFLDEVYKNAVEAEVNKRSTTLSNLADNARDYQRQISAYEDLKARLDTLATASKELYGFRSPFKNYVGTGEGIPDYFTVTANRLANTTTYDIAIKDIAASQKFSSKAFNMADTLPAGKIVLKIGEEETTIDFAGGSLVNLQKAIDKAFGKKIRTTITQKSRNLQVLTIDLVKTGSKNIVEVVSDESGILKELNMFTRRPYRHLGHIFNEQLLSKWEDESDNLTTNYMVKNDFIVLKGENKLSLPLHREAEANENITLSITARVSDTLDDEEAPIMPPTVDLSIPDTGLTFNKVDSVIYKDVELYGEGLSPADSSRTFEDIKKYKEALEEERKAKEGVEAEAPEPIDATGFNSEIIGVKYINQAGDEVEKFFALPTISSSWQRLNIPIGGQFEPGDVITEVVLINKNAGYNVFYKDLLVEDMGKEEDAPNYLVSEATDARASIDGVDVLSESNEFNDVVNGLNITAKKVTPEAFATTIEVDKEGVVNAIANFIRAYNEVIDLLNDTTQRPLSRDIRDGLETMNRTDLNDLATTLGVEFNMDMSDDALRKKLYYVGVFSGNTLVSTLSQRVRMIVADAYETEYGEELALLDQIGINRGNAGEDWAKVKKGFLQVDEEKFMNKIDTQMDGIEELFSNDTTGDDVPDTGVAYVMSDFVTPYSQTRGIVENSITMTKSRLDDNKRRMDDEKDRIEEYRQQRLASYYQMQAELQQAERERKRLESSLNQNNGGN; encoded by the coding sequence ATGGCAACAAGTGAAGCTTTTCTTGATGAAGTATATAAAAATGCAGTAGAAGCAGAGGTAAATAAAAGAAGCACCACGCTTTCTAATTTGGCAGATAATGCAAGAGATTATCAAAGACAAATATCTGCATATGAAGATTTAAAAGCCAGATTAGATACACTTGCTACAGCCTCAAAAGAGCTTTACGGCTTCCGTTCTCCTTTCAAAAATTATGTAGGTACAGGTGAAGGTATACCGGATTACTTTACAGTTACAGCCAATAGATTAGCAAATACTACAACTTATGATATAGCAATTAAAGATATAGCGGCTAGTCAGAAATTTTCATCAAAGGCTTTCAATATGGCTGATACTCTGCCGGCAGGAAAGATAGTTCTTAAGATAGGAGAGGAAGAGACTACTATAGATTTTGCGGGCGGAAGCTTGGTAAATTTACAAAAAGCTATAGATAAGGCCTTCGGTAAGAAAATAAGAACTACAATAACTCAAAAATCAAGAAATTTACAAGTTCTTACTATAGATTTAGTTAAAACAGGATCTAAAAATATAGTAGAAGTTGTAAGCGATGAATCAGGTATATTGAAAGAACTCAATATGTTCACTAGACGTCCTTACAGACATTTGGGACATATATTTAATGAACAGCTTTTGAGTAAATGGGAAGATGAATCAGATAATTTAACTACTAATTATATGGTTAAAAATGACTTTATAGTACTTAAAGGCGAGAATAAATTATCACTTCCATTACATAGAGAGGCAGAAGCTAATGAAAATATTACTTTATCTATAACAGCTAGAGTTTCTGATACTTTAGATGATGAAGAAGCTCCTATTATGCCTCCTACAGTTGATTTGTCTATACCTGATACAGGATTAACTTTCAATAAAGTAGACAGTGTAATATATAAAGATGTTGAATTATACGGAGAAGGCTTATCACCAGCAGACAGTTCAAGAACTTTTGAAGATATAAAGAAATATAAAGAAGCTTTAGAAGAGGAAAGAAAGGCAAAAGAAGGAGTTGAAGCAGAAGCTCCTGAACCAATAGATGCCACAGGATTTAACTCTGAAATTATAGGAGTTAAATATATCAATCAAGCAGGCGATGAAGTAGAAAAATTCTTTGCTTTGCCTACTATAAGTTCTTCATGGCAGAGACTTAATATACCTATAGGCGGACAGTTTGAGCCGGGTGATGTTATAACAGAGGTTGTTCTTATAAATAAAAATGCCGGATATAATGTCTTTTATAAAGATTTATTAGTTGAAGATATGGGTAAAGAGGAAGATGCTCCTAACTATTTGGTATCAGAGGCAACTGATGCTAGGGCTTCTATAGACGGAGTTGATGTATTAAGCGAAAGCAATGAATTTAATGATGTAGTTAATGGACTTAATATCACAGCCAAAAAAGTTACTCCTGAAGCATTTGCTACTACTATTGAAGTTGACAAAGAGGGAGTAGTTAATGCTATAGCTAATTTTATAAGGGCTTATAATGAAGTTATAGATCTTCTTAATGATACTACTCAAAGACCTTTATCCAGAGATATTAGAGACGGACTTGAAACTATGAATAGAACCGATTTAAATGATTTGGCTACTACTTTGGGTGTAGAGTTCAATATGGATATGTCAGATGATGCACTTAGAAAGAAACTTTATTATGTAGGAGTATTCAGCGGAAATACGCTTGTAAGCACTTTATCACAAAGAGTAAGAATGATAGTTGCTGATGCTTATGAAACAGAGTATGGCGAGGAATTGGCTCTTCTTGACCAGATAGGAATAAATAGAGGAAATGCTGGAGAGGATTGGGCTAAAGTAAAAAAAGGTTTCTTACAGGTTGATGAAGAAAAATTTATGAATAAAATAGATACTCAGATGGACGGTATAGAAGAATTATTCTCTAATGATACCACAGGAGATGATGTGCCGGATACAGGAGTTGCTTATGTTATGAGTGATTTTGTAACTCCTTATTCTCAAACAAGAGGTATTGTGGAAAATAGCATCACTATGACAAAAAGCCGTTTAGATGATAATAAAAGAAGAATGGACGATGAAAAAGACCGTATAGAAGAATACAGACAGCAGAGACTTGCTTCATATTATCAAATGCAGGCAGAATTGCAGCAGGCTGAAAGAGAAAGAAAGAGACTTGAGTCTTCACTTAATCAGAATAATGGCGGTAATTAA
- a CDS encoding GNAT family N-acetyltransferase, translating into MFINIKENINYAEDISIMMTEAFNGFYSIDDTIELINKSFISLGYIKNNILIGYAGLLEMYSNITCELHPMIVKYGYRNMGIGSKLLKEIEREAKSKNVLNIMLGSDDEDFRTNLHQFDFNNTDISYILNNIKNINNHPYEFYQKNGYKIAGIFPDANGIGKPDIWLWKQLV; encoded by the coding sequence ATGTTTATAAATATCAAAGAAAATATTAACTATGCTGAAGATATATCAATAATGATGACAGAAGCATTTAATGGTTTTTATAGTATAGACGATACAATTGAATTGATTAATAAGTCTTTTATTTCTTTGGGGTATATAAAAAATAATATATTGATAGGATATGCAGGACTTTTGGAGATGTACTCAAATATAACATGTGAACTTCATCCTATGATAGTAAAGTACGGATACAGGAATATGGGTATAGGTTCTAAGTTATTAAAGGAGATTGAAAGAGAGGCTAAATCAAAAAATGTACTTAATATAATGCTTGGTTCAGATGATGAAGATTTTAGAACTAATTTGCATCAATTTGATTTTAATAATACTGATATATCATATATATTAAATAATATAAAAAATATTAATAATCATCCTTATGAATTTTATCAGAAAAACGGATATAAAATTGCAGGCATTTTTCCTGATGCTAATGGTATAGGAAAACCTGATATTTGGTTGTGGAAACAATTAGTATGA
- a CDS encoding DEAD/DEAH box helicase, protein MNTRGKSKKKIKENDNPFLNLNANAKENDELAKASIKTIANSVIITESDNKRIDRNRKEESSEIMDPSRKDWLYYTRSPLMDNYRDNLYREYYSLSVLLSLRGDNNNERTLGLSLKLIDLENKKEYRVGELESFLFSCVIGEKQNIEDDEKVIELEDFSKAEAKLIRFLNNLYAEAKQIQENGKLWFKDYNAYQCLSLLKDVPNIRLESRVITFSDEVLNLQLESYYNENKDLVLNLSIKDVDLNRVYTFGENCDFVLYKDIFYETNPSYPRIKKNIFKDSIVVKKDYIKDFCSRVLPNLKKDFDNIELPEDIKENDILAFPAQALVFLDYDGTNVFSTIKFKYGSFTVDPYSGKFTSSNMFDNEVTEIYRDTEKEEYFCRTLSKYLEKVGDYTFATSDDEKIFYLCYKILPSLQDRGWTCYYSESFKSLKLNVKPLKMRVSLTKDINFFEINFSFEGVKELHDLSEIVRAVKVENKEYIRLQNGSFVPIDLEVIDYIAKMFKENPIEQKEDNRYLLPMFSAPYFADMLEKHSGIELDLDDNAVDTIANIKRVEYDETPPKDIVGEFRSYQLIGYKWLRKLADMSLNGILADDMGLGKSFQTIATILKEKENGNKLTSLVVAPTSCVANWECEIKKFAPSLEVIVLSGNLKTRMKKIKAVSNYDVAVISYSTLRRDVKALSENEFNYLILDEAQHIKNANTQNAKMVKSLKSLKRLALSGTPIENSISEMWSMFDFLMPGFLGKHKDFVEDYEAPILAGLDSSSEALDNLKTRIAPFILRRLKTDVLTDLPPKHTVVSYCDLTKDQKELYMSILEAARIEIFETVKRKGFAQSHIEIFSALTRLRQVCCHPRLMHDDLRGESHTSGKFHMFIEMIKEAISGGHSVLVFSSFTRMLNLMRSAFKKLGIDYFYLDGATKDRMDLVHRFNAGEAPIFLLSLKAAGTGLTLTQADTVMHYDLWWNPAVEDQATDRAYRIGQKRVVTNYKLITRGTIEEKILELQNKKRLLIDTVVGDSMGDINKLSWDEVKNLIN, encoded by the coding sequence ATGAATACTAGGGGTAAGTCTAAAAAGAAAATTAAGGAAAATGATAATCCTTTTTTAAATTTGAATGCTAATGCTAAAGAAAATGATGAGCTGGCGAAGGCATCTATTAAGACTATAGCAAACAGCGTTATAATTACAGAGAGCGATAATAAAAGAATAGACAGAAACAGGAAGGAAGAATCATCAGAAATAATGGATCCTTCCCGTAAAGATTGGCTTTATTATACAAGATCTCCTTTGATGGATAATTACAGGGATAATCTTTATAGGGAGTATTATAGTTTATCTGTGTTATTATCTTTAAGGGGCGATAACAATAATGAAAGAACTTTGGGGCTTTCTTTAAAATTAATAGATTTAGAAAATAAGAAAGAGTATAGGGTAGGCGAGCTTGAAAGTTTTTTATTTTCATGTGTTATCGGAGAGAAACAGAATATAGAAGATGATGAAAAGGTAATAGAGCTTGAAGATTTCAGCAAGGCAGAGGCAAAATTAATAAGATTTTTGAATAATTTATATGCAGAAGCTAAGCAGATACAGGAAAACGGTAAATTATGGTTCAAAGATTATAATGCATATCAATGTTTGTCGCTTTTAAAAGACGTTCCTAATATAAGACTTGAAAGCAGAGTAATTACATTCAGCGATGAAGTGTTAAATTTACAGCTAGAAAGCTATTATAATGAAAATAAGGATTTAGTGCTTAATCTTAGTATTAAAGATGTTGATTTAAATAGAGTTTATACATTCGGAGAAAACTGCGATTTTGTGCTTTATAAAGATATTTTTTATGAGACTAATCCTTCATACCCTAGAATAAAAAAGAATATTTTTAAAGACAGTATAGTAGTAAAAAAAGATTATATAAAAGATTTCTGTTCAAGGGTTCTTCCTAACCTTAAAAAAGATTTTGATAATATAGAACTTCCTGAAGATATAAAAGAGAATGATATATTAGCTTTTCCTGCTCAGGCATTGGTATTTTTGGATTATGACGGAACTAATGTATTTTCTACTATAAAGTTCAAATATGGTTCTTTTACAGTTGATCCTTATTCAGGAAAGTTTACAAGCAGCAATATGTTTGATAATGAGGTTACAGAGATTTACAGAGATACTGAAAAAGAAGAATATTTCTGCAGAACTTTATCAAAATATTTAGAAAAAGTAGGAGATTATACATTTGCTACTTCAGATGATGAGAAGATATTCTATTTATGTTATAAAATACTTCCTTCTCTTCAAGATAGGGGCTGGACTTGTTATTATAGTGAATCTTTTAAATCATTAAAATTAAATGTTAAGCCTCTTAAGATGAGAGTTTCTTTAACTAAGGATATTAATTTCTTTGAGATTAATTTTTCATTTGAAGGAGTTAAAGAGCTTCATGATTTATCAGAAATAGTAAGAGCTGTAAAGGTTGAAAATAAAGAATATATAAGACTTCAGAACGGTTCATTTGTGCCTATAGATTTGGAAGTAATTGATTATATAGCCAAGATGTTCAAAGAAAATCCTATAGAACAGAAAGAAGATAACAGATATTTGCTTCCTATGTTCAGTGCTCCTTATTTCGCTGATATGCTTGAGAAACATAGCGGAATAGAATTGGATTTAGATGATAATGCTGTTGATACTATAGCAAATATAAAGCGTGTTGAGTATGATGAAACACCTCCTAAAGATATAGTAGGCGAGTTCAGAAGCTATCAATTAATAGGTTATAAATGGCTTAGAAAATTGGCTGATATGTCATTGAATGGTATACTTGCCGATGATATGGGACTTGGTAAAAGTTTTCAGACTATAGCTACAATATTGAAAGAAAAAGAAAATGGTAATAAACTCACTTCATTAGTTGTTGCTCCTACTTCATGCGTTGCCAACTGGGAATGCGAGATTAAGAAATTTGCTCCTTCTCTTGAGGTTATAGTTTTGTCTGGTAATTTAAAAACTAGAATGAAGAAGATTAAGGCTGTAAGCAATTATGATGTTGCAGTAATATCTTATTCTACATTAAGACGCGATGTAAAGGCATTAAGTGAAAATGAGTTTAACTATCTTATACTTGATGAGGCACAGCATATAAAGAATGCCAATACTCAGAATGCCAAAATGGTAAAGAGTTTGAAATCATTAAAAAGACTTGCTCTAAGCGGTACGCCTATAGAAAACAGTATAAGCGAGATGTGGTCAATGTTTGATTTTCTTATGCCGGGATTTTTGGGTAAACATAAAGATTTTGTTGAAGATTATGAAGCTCCTATACTTGCGGGTTTGGATAGTTCAAGCGAGGCATTAGATAATTTAAAAACTAGAATAGCACCTTTCATATTAAGAAGATTAAAAACCGATGTACTTACAGATTTGCCTCCAAAACATACAGTTGTAAGCTACTGCGATTTAACTAAAGACCAAAAAGAACTTTATATGTCCATACTTGAAGCGGCTAGAATAGAAATATTTGAAACTGTTAAACGTAAAGGTTTTGCTCAATCACATATAGAAATATTTTCAGCATTAACAAGATTAAGACAGGTTTGCTGCCATCCAAGATTAATGCATGATGATTTGAGGGGCGAGAGTCATACAAGCGGTAAATTCCATATGTTTATAGAGATGATTAAAGAAGCCATTTCAGGCGGACATAGTGTATTGGTATTCAGTTCATTTACTAGAATGCTTAATCTTATGCGCAGTGCTTTCAAGAAATTAGGAATAGATTATTTTTATTTGGACGGAGCTACAAAGGACAGAATGGATTTAGTTCATAGATTCAATGCAGGAGAGGCACCTATATTCTTACTTAGCCTTAAAGCAGCAGGTACAGGACTTACTCTCACTCAGGCGGACACTGTAATGCATTATGATTTATGGTGGAATCCAGCAGTAGAAGATCAAGCCACTGACAGAGCATACAGAATAGGGCAGAAACGCGTTGTAACTAATTATAAGCTAATCACAAGAGGCACTATAGAAGAGAAGATATTAGAACTTCAAAACAAAAAACGTTTATTGATTGATACTGTAGTTGGCGATTCTATGGGCGATATTAATAAATTAAGCTGGGACGAAGTTAAGAATCTTATTAATTAG